In Miscanthus floridulus cultivar M001 chromosome 8, ASM1932011v1, whole genome shotgun sequence, the sequence TCGAATTCATTCATCATGCGTGCATTATTGCACGTTGGACCTGGGGACCACACCAAAGCACTTACTCCTAATTAGTGCTGCCATAGACAGATGATGACAAATTCGCATGACCTTGATCGTCAAGACATCAATGGAGAGTGTGCTGCTCATACTTACGTACACAAATTACAAATGGCCCAGCCCTTATCATGATAAAGGGAAGGCAACTGTTATGGAGTGTTTGGttgtccctcctaaattttagtcgctgttctATCGGATGTTTGGAGACATGCATtaggtattaaatatagactaattataaaactaattatatagtttacgactaatttacgaggcgaatcttttgagcctaattaatccatgatttcacaatgttttgctacagtaaatatgtgctaatgacagattaattagccttacaaaattcgtctcgtagagtactaatagattatgtaatttgtttttttattaatatccgaacaccctATGCAATATTCTTccaacacacctcctaaattttagtaaccGGATCAAACACCCTCTTAGTCCAAGTGCTGGCGGCCTGCATAATAATGAATTAATGATGGGCCTCCACTAGCCACGGGTGGTAGTGGGGCCACTAGTGGGCCATGGAGGTGGTGGGGGCGCCAGGCTGGGGCGGTGGGCGACGGTTGGCAACACGAACACCTAATGCATGCGATACGAGAGGCAAACAAGCCCGGCCCACCAACCGAGCTAACCCAGCCCAACTACTATAAGTATCACTCGTTGGCCTGTCTAATGATCTTCTCCAAATTATGCGTGCTCAACAACCAACCTCAtctttctcaaaaaaacaacCAACCTCATTAGCATAATAACAGGTGCAAATATGATATGACATGTCAGTTTAACTGGAAATATCCTAATCGTAATCAATCCACCTAAAATGTTAATGTAAGCAACTAACTgttgccggccggccggccggcctgctGGTATGGTAGTGCCAGTACCATTTGCCCAGTAATTAATCCAAATCTGATTCTGATTGGATGTGGTTGAGTCATCAGAAAACAAGCAGACAAATATGATACTACTCACATTACACATACCCAATAATGCAGGCCCAATATTTATATTAGCCCTAACTATATGTATCCCTTGGCTGGCTACTCCCATTCCACCCCATCCAGAAAGGCACATTACATTTGCTCCAAaatgagagagggagaagaagagaaacAGACGATACAGAAGGTTTTGTTGGGCAACAACGACAGGTAGAGTGTAAGTTATGTTAATTAGTCGCGTAAACAAATCAGAAAACAAGCTTTATTTGCAAGGAGGTAGCAAGTAATTAAATACTTAACAATATATACTCCTAGCAAAGCTAGCAAGCATTGTTACTTTATTAGCTAATTAGCAAGCTGAAACTAACCATGCACCTTCCATCCAGTAGAGCTAGTAGctgggcaggcaggcaggcagcagaCAAGCAAAAAGACAATCATTCGTTTTCCTTTGGAATCCCTTCCTTCCTTGCTACACCCCGGGCTGGCTTCTGGCCTGGCTCTACCTATATCTGGCCTCGCTTTCTCAGCATTTTCAATTCCATTCTCAGTTCCTACCCACAATGCCTGAGGCATAATTTTGTACATATATCGACAACGCAATGTGCACCGAGAAAACCAAACAACAGGAGTAGTACATTACTATAATGTAGGAGTAGTAGGAAAAAAAGAAGAATATCATCAGTAATACTCACTGTCAACCAACCAATGTAAAAAGAATTAAATCCATTTCCTGCTAATTCAAGTTTAACAGCATCATCATCTATGAATATCATGAGTTGATGActtggaggaggagaggagatgaTCAGGCATGTCATGCACACCTACCGTACCAAACGGTGCCATGGCATGGTATGgtgaagaaagagagagagagggagatggggaCAGACGAGTTGCTTACTGCAGTCCAGCGAGAGCGCGGCCCCGGGccggctccctccctccctccctccggtGGTTGGGGATGCGGCTGCCGAGCTCAACTTGCTAGCTTTTCTATCTATATAtcttccttccttcctttccAGTTGGGCGGGCATGCAgtatctttttcttcttcttctttgttttctttttctaagtataTATAAGTACAGCCGAACCGAATGAAGAAGCCGGGCGAGCAGGCGGGGCGGTGGAGAGACGGCGATCGTCCCCTCCATTCCGTCCCCTATCTCTTCCTCCATTAATTGCCTTGATGCTCGCTAGTGGAGTAACTCTCTTCCGGACGCCATTGATCCATCCGTTGCTAGCTGTTGCCGGCCGGTGGCCGGTGGGTCAGGACCAGAACGGCGCGCGGTGTGGGGTCCCCTTCCGCCGCCGGCCCTGCGGCCGCGCCCCCGGGCCGCTGTTCTTGCTCCCGCCGGCGGCCTCCGCCGCCTCGTCATTGCCattggccgcgccgccgccgccgtcggtgtCCGCCGCCGCGTGGCCGTTGCTCCTCTTGGTGTCCACCAACTGCGCGAATTAAAAGCAATGCAAAGTCAGGTGTAAGGCAGGGCGGCGAATTAAACGTGACCGAACAGAACCCAACGGACACCAATTCCTTGGCATTGCCACTCATTCATTCGTTCTTCCATGCcattttttctttctttgtttctttttcttcCAAGAAAGAAAGCAAGAATCGTCGGTGCGTCAAGAAAGGTGCAGTCTTTGGGTGTTCTTGCGGGGCATTATATCGGGGAATTCAATGAATGGATAAATAATGCGGGAGGGCGGGTGGGTTGGTGGGCGGAGCAAACAAACAATCGGCAAccgcaagaaagaaagaaagacgaagaaggagaagaagcaaaGCAAGACCTTGCATCCGAGGGAGCAGAAGCGGAAGGGGTCGAGCAGCGCGCGGCCGCAGATCTCGCAGTTGTAGGGGGAGGCGGCGGCCTTgcccgcggcggcgccggcgccgcgtgGCTGGGGCCGCTCGTTGAGGAAGAGCACCCGGGCGCTGTTGATGACGTATGTCTGCACGCCGGAGATGTCCAGCACGTCCTCCACCTCGGACACGCGGACGACGTCGTGGTAGGAGGACCGCCGTATCTGCAAAGTAAAGGCCGGATTAATCCTCGCGGCCGGCCGCATTGCCAATTGAACAGCCGACAGGAGGGAGCGGAGgggaggggaagaagaagaaacgcCACGGACCAAGGAGGCTACCTGGATGACGCGGTGGGACGAGTGTCGGTGCGCGCGGCAGTAGTAGCagaaggccggcggcggcgcgccccTGCAGTCGAGGCAGAACATGTTGCACTCGTTGCGCGGGGACGCCGGGTGCGCGGCGCAGGCGAGGAAGAAGCGCGTGGCCAGGAGCGCCTCCAGCCAGTCGGGCTCGGGCGCCGACGCCACGCGCCGCAGCATCATGTCGGACGCCGCCGCTGGGCCGGCCTCGCCCTCTCcacacgccgccgccaccgctgcgcTGGGCTGGTAGGACTCGCGGTCCCGGCGCAATGCAGGAGCGCAATGGCTGGCGGCCGGCGAGAGATGGGGGAAAGAGACGGACGCGGAGGAGGGGGGATTGGAAGGTGGCGTGGGCTTTTCGCTGCTTCCGCTGGCTTCCTTTTCGTCTTGGGTTCCACTCGCGTTTGGCTGGCCGCCCTGGCTGGcttttggctcggctcggctttgAGTGGTGTGCTGGGAGGAATTTGGTGCGCCGAGCAAATCCCACGCAGGAGAGGGACGCCGCGCAGAGGAGGAGGACTGGAGGAGTAGGTGCCTGTGACGGGTGGGCCCGGGCGGGCGCTTCCTCCGCTCCTCCCGATGCGGATTCGGGCAGCAGTGTACTTGCTGCACTGGAGTGGGGGCACTGTAAAGAGGATGAGGACTTGACCGCGCTTGCTTCTGAGGACTGACTGACTGACGGACTGATTGAGCCATCGATTGGATCAGCagtagcggcagcggcagcgcatGCTCATCGATCAGGGTCAGGTGATTGGCATGGCGAACTGGACTGGACCATCAGACCACGCACGATGACTCACTGACATGCTCGCTCTATTGCTGTTGCCCACCGCCACTTCCAACTAGTTCACGAGTAAACGAAAGGGACGTGCATGGGGGCAAAGTTTACTGCTGCTCCGTTCAGTAGGTTTAGGTACAGGCACAGTGGCGCAGTGCAGGGAGAGGGCATGCAGCAGCGGCGGCAGCACCTGAAAGAATCAGAGGATTTCCATGGGGAAAATGGCATGCTGCCGCAACTGACCAAACAAAAGCTGACTCCTCACTGACTCCATTACAGACTACTGCTTGCTTTCCTTTCCTCGCCCCAAAAGTGGCATCTTTTCAGTTTTATTAACCACGCAAAGTAAACACAAGGCAAGGCAGGCACCGGCGGTGTTTCTGCCGTTCTGCGCCACAGCCACCACGAACCAAAAACCAGCACAGAGCGGGCGAGCGGCTAGCGCGCGGCAACCAAAAGTTGGTGCTTGCGGACAAAGGAGAGAGATGGCTTTCAGTTTCGACACGACAGGCAGCGTcggtttctcttctttttcttctgcgTGTAAAGCGCAAACAAACGCAAATGACGACCCTCGCTAATTGTCGCATTAAcctttttttttatatttctaaCCGCAGCTACCAAAGCCGGCGTCGCGCGCGTTGGCCGTCCCGTCCATCCATGCATCCCTCGACGCATCATCATCTGTCGATCCACCTTCTGTGTGTCTCTGTCCGGTGATCAACTCAGCTGGACTTGACAACTAATGAGCAAAGGTCTCCACGATCGCAGTGCATGCATGAATGCTTTCTGCAAAGGCCATggtcgcttctcttataatccgtctttttcagtttttttttcagccggaacattatttttctctcacaacaaatcaaccggaacagtgtttcggcttgttttttcagcgaagcgaacgggccctTCTTTGCAAGTGGGGATTCTTGTTTTCCTCATGCCTTCTTTGCTGCCGTCTCCATCTCACCATCTCTCTACCTCCCTCTCGGGCAAGTAACCAGCAACTTGGGCACTTAAGCCATCCGCCCATCCCACGCGAcaccaccaccgcaccacttcttctcttcttttttacAGAAAGGCTACCTGTCAACCGGTTGATTCAGGCCTTCCCATCAACCGATTTCCCCCCAGAACAGTGTCCAGCTATGCAGTGGAATGAGTACCTCTTGCCGTATCATTGAAAATTTggcatagaaaaaaaatatttttttgaaaatttggcatatatttaTCTATGACCTTGTATTATTCCCAAATTACATCACTCTGTCCAATAAATTACATTGAAtaaatcattgtaaatatagtaataagacgGTGTAAATATAGCTACAAGTGGTGTAAGTGCATAAAAAAATCCAGTTGATGGGAGGGGCTAAATCAACCAGTTGATGGCTAGACAGATCCCTTTTTTAATGTCGTCTTAGctttgtcttaagtcaaatatcTTCATCTTTATCCATTAATTTTAAGAAATTCATGTAGTTTCACGACTTGTAAATTACGTATCATGAACGCATTTGTCATAGGAGCATAAAAAGATAAATCATATTATTAACATGtacaatttttgaaaaaaaaattgatggtcaaagttTGAAATGTTTAAATTTGGACAAAGCTAATACGACATCGGAGGGAGTATTTCCAATTGTTTCTACCGATTGTACATGTAGCCCAAGTCATTTGAGTTTTGACCTAACTCAGTTTTTTCTAATTTTTTACTAATTATATATATGTACTCCCTTCGTTCTAAATTGTAAACCATTCTGACTTTTCTatatagacataatatatatctaggtgcatagaaaaagaaaagccagaacgacttacaatttgaaaccAAGGGAGCATatgtatataatataatatattagTAATATTTACAATACTAAATAAATGCACTACCAATACATATTAATGTTGGATTTAATAGAACTAATCTAATATTGTAGATGTTGGtgtatttttctacaaatttaatGAAACATTTTTCCCCTTAGACATGGAGAAGAGTTGTGTAATGTTGCATTAAGGAAAGAAGTTTGTGTAATGTTGCATCAAGAAAAGAAGAACTTTGGTGAGGTGGCAAACCAGACTTATCAGAGAGGCTTTTCAACCTGTGAGAGGTCATCAGTCACCTTGTCAGTTAGTGTGTACAATTCGACTTTAGTAGGATTCGTGATATTAATTGGAACGCCAATATAGGTGCAAGGGAATCCTTTATCTCACAATAGAGTGTGCTAGAGATTGCCTCCAATTCCTCTTCCTTGTGTTGTGTGGGCGTTATCAAACTTTCAAGTATATTATATATCCAATGTACATTTTGAATccttcactaccggaaacaggtgatttaccgagtgccaaaatatttgtcgagtgtattttatcgggcactcgacaaaaaagTTATTTGCCAAGTGCTGCAGAAACCATACTCGACAAAataatgacactcggcaaagaaggcaggtttgccgagtgtcaggtccgggacactcggcaaacgcgccgtgaccgtcgcgttactttttttcgccgagcgtcggtttgccgagtgcccgatagaaaacactcggcaaagagatatTTGTCGGCACTGTAGATGTCGTgtactgtttgccgagtgttacactccgcaaagcctttgccgagtgttttatgggctgtggcactcggtaaagtcacTGTTTTCGGTAGTGCTTTTTAATACATTTGGCCATGCTTCTTGCATAATAACTAATATACTTGAAAGTACAATAATGCCCACATGGTTTTAGATTTTTCGTACAGGGAGTGATAGGATCTAGAATGTACATCATCAAGTACTAAGTCATTTGTATAGCGTCTTGAAACAGCCGACACCAGGCATTAGTGATTGGCTTTTGTCTCCGTGGCAGCCTTGCCTTCCACAGCCTTGCTTTAGCTGAACAAGAGATTTGCATCTGTCTGAGAGTGAGTGTCTCATCTCTGAAGACCGTTCCATTTCGACGTTTCCAAATCTGCCAGCAACATGTAACTAGGAGAGCAGAGCTCACTACCGGCGGTTCCAAAGCTATTTCTATAAGCATCTATCAGTACCACCAGTGGCAAAGGCCAGTAAAAATCGTAAACTTCACATGCATCTTCTAGAGAACCACTACTACAAATGATTTACACTGGCTGTTTTCTTAAGAAAACCGTGACttcaaattattttcaaaatTGCAAATCGGGCTAAAAAATAGCAAAATAATAATAATGTGGGGAGGCCCACACCAGTCAACCACCCGCCCGCTCCGTTGAATTCACAAGTCACGGTATTTTTCGCGCACTTCGCGGCCAGCAGGATTTTAACCTGCGACCTCCCTCGCGCGATACTCCTCTAACCACTGTACCTCACACTCACCTATGTCTATAATGGATTTTCTTTCTCCTCATATCATCCTCAACCGAGTTTAAATTGATTATTTgagaccctaaacgaattcaaaaaaaaagttgtcaactacaaagttgcataacttttcgagatctataacttttatttcggttgtttctccatccgaggttgtttgaaaaattcaaatttgtgaaatttaaacgtagttttccttgacaagatgactttaaataaaaaagttgtcaactataaaattgcataactttttgagttCTATAACTTTCGTTTTGGTTGTTactccatctgaggtcatttaaaaaatttaaatttcaaatttgagaaattcaaacgtagttttccatgataaaatgatttcaaatgaaaatgttgtcaactacaaagttctagaaatcattgagatctacaacttttattttggtcatcttttcatgtgacttggtttgaataattcaaattttgaatttcaaaaa encodes:
- the LOC136473066 gene encoding protein RGF1 INDUCIBLE TRANSCRIPTION FACTOR 1-like, with the translated sequence MMLRRVASAPEPDWLEALLATRFFLACAAHPASPRNECNMFCLDCRGAPPPAFCYYCRAHRHSSHRVIQIRRSSYHDVVRVSEVEDVLDISGVQTYVINSARVLFLNERPQPRGAGAAAGKAAASPYNCEICGRALLDPFRFCSLGCKLVDTKRSNGHAAADTDGGGGAANGNDEAAEAAGGSKNSGPGARPQGRRRKGTPHRAPFWS